aatcaaatgataaattatatataattatatataataattataatgaatTTGTATGCTACCTAAGTCAAGGGGAAATAATTGTTCTTCAAAAGCTCTAAATTTAATTAGTCAGTAAATTATGAGCTGTGCACATAAAACCTTTAAGTATTTTATTTCAGACAAGTTCCAGTAACAAAAATCAAGAGTGGTTATCCCAGAAACACAAGATTTAAACCTTTAGACCGTACAGTACCATATAGCCCTTCACTATCTGACTCTGGTTACCATGACAACAAAATGGCTTCCCCTCAAGGGCAAGCAGATTgcataaatgatataaatatgcGCACAAAATTTAGTAACAATGGGACCTTCTCAGGAGATGGAAAATTTGATCAGACTCATCCGAAAATGTATGATTACAAATATTGTACACCTCACAATATTGACAAGCGTCATCTGCAAAATCCTAGAGTTTCTGGAATTATTCCTCAGTTGTATGAAACAAACAGTCACAGAAACTATCAGACTTTAGACCACAATGcatcaagaaataaattaacaagTCCACATCAAAATAGGAATGAAAATGATCCAACATACATTTCTTCACATCAAAATCCGTTAGGACAATACAGCTGTAATAGGGATTTGCAGAAGAAAGATGCTCCTGAGGATATTTTATATAGTCCATACAAAATAGACACAGAAAATACATTTGAGGTTTATCAAAGTATACGGCATGATATTATATATCCTTGGTTTTGTTCAGAGGAGTAAAGCTTGAAAGTTCAGCACTATTTTGTTTTAGCCACTGGTGGTTAGACTAAGTATTATAGCATGCTGTCTCACATCCACTGTTCTATCCAAGGGAAGTCAGACTTAGTTTTACAGCATGCTGATTTACAaccttagttttattttatttttgtggtaaGCATGGGCTCTtagatttatctttttattattttttgttgatttctttTTAGCTAAGAATTGAACCCAgcatctttattttattttggagATATGGTTTAAGTTTTAATTAGTAAACAGACCAAAGCATTGAGCACCATTTTCATCATCTGTCATCCATCATTCTGCCTAATTTTTGGTCTATAGACAAAGATTGCATCTGTAGTCAAATGCAGTCAAAAATGAAGACAAGTCTGCCtatgatcttttaaaatactttcaaattaaGGCAGTTAGGGCAAACATTGCCTTCTGATAGATATGTTCAAATAgtacaaattaaacaaaggGATGGCCAACTTGCTAACCCAAAGTGTATCTTTGacaatatatggttatattAAACTGAGGACATGTTAATTCTTCTTTTGCTGCTCAATATTTTGGTCTATGTTATAAGACAAATTACTCGACTTCTGTCTTCCATCTTTTTTCCAAGTAAATTTTTTACAaagatcttctcctctgaaagtTATCATGCTAATGAACaaatttcaaccaaacttcaGGTAAATTATCTTCTGggtattttgtataaaatttgtataatatttccTCAATGAACTAAATTTTTTACCTTTGCCAATATGTTAATCCACAGTTAGGGAaatgttattgtatatattttataaaaaagttacatttaCAGATGGATAGCTATccaataaaaaatcaacatccTGTTCAGCCATTTATATCTGACCAATCACAACAGAACTCAAGCCAGTCCTTACCAATTGCTGGGTATTATGACTTACCTGCTACATACTTGCCTTACAGATCCATGCCTCATTCAGGTACCCAGTATATACATGATGAAGAGCCAGGACAATCTTTGTCCAGTTCTTCTAGAATCAACCTACCAGACAGGTATCATGAGCAACCAGAATTAAGGTCTGGTAGGCACAACCTTCCTGACAGACATTTGGATCAGTCTCTATCAAGTTCTGGTAGAGTTAACCTGCCAAAAGTTCATCCATTACAGCCATCAGGATCTCCTGGACATTATATTAAAGACAACAGTTATGGACAGTCAGCTTCTAGAAGCTCTAAGCCATGTCCATCAACCAGTTATTCTGACCAGTATTTATCTAGTTCAGATAGACAAGCACTTCCAAGAAGACAGTACAAATCTGGTTTATCATTGTCTAGTTCAGACAGACAAAAATTACCTGGTCAAGGAGGAGATAACTCACTATCAGATATTTTGTCTATTACTGATGGTAAGATATTAATTCAAAAATGCTTTTCTCCTGGATGATTATGTTAGAATTCATTCAAATAAAGTTTCATATGCCATAAGAAGTCCCTGAACTGCATCtgaatatcaaaatagttaatatGCATGGGATTTATACTTTCAGAGATACAATTTATCAAAAGGATATGAAAAAGACAGTAAGTCTtgaaaagtagtaaaattttgttttacttaaaattgcTGTTTCTCAAACTTctttttactgatttttctgtttttaataatacaaaatctatgagatcataacatgtattttatttcctgTCATTACCACTCAAGTTGTAGTGATCTgatgaaagacaaaaaaaccATGATGATACGATCTATTATTTTTACAGGAGTTGTAAGTCTTGGAAATATGAATTGTAGGAACAATTGCATTATAAGTGATTTGAAgtgtacaattcttgccagatatttatagtatttatataaacaactCATATTCACTATGTCTCAGATAAACTGAAAATTTAGCTCCAATCTAATTTTTTATTACAGaagttattttatttggaaatacaatttgtattgaaaaatcAGAGTTAACAACAACTCAGAGTTACTCTTCTCTTTTTCTTGTTGTTGATTCTGTTCAATGTAGAATGAATTACTCAAAACACAACTAACATAAATAAGATATTTGTACACAAAGTATTGATATAAAAGAACTCTGATtcactgaaagctagttcaaggCCAATACCAAATAATAGATAAATTATGTTAACTCTCAGACTAAAGTATCAATTCATGCACAAGCCCTATTCGAGGTAAATTGTATGCCACAAATTTTAAGACGTCCCTTCTAAACAGGTGATGTCAAGTTATAAAAAGCAAGAATGActgaattaatatattttaatggcAATAagtatgcatgtttttttttatagttctgttttcttttaagaaataaagTGCATAGGGACTGAGGATACCAGTCTTTCTAAATAGTAATATGAATTCAATACTCGACTCTTAATGTGACTTTgtacattaaaatgaaaagtttgtacttaatgaatttaattgaattatCATTGGTAACCTAAGAGCTCTGTATTTTTCACAATGTAAatcactttttgaaatttaatttttcagataCAATTCAAAGTGAAAATAATTCTTCATTCCAAAAGATAATAGATGAAAATGGAATTCTCTGGGAATCAGATACACCCAACAAGCAAAATGTTTCAGGCATGGAAAGGGTTCCATTGGGAAATAACAAATATGGTTCCCCATTACAAACTGGTTACCTGCCTCAAAGTGCTTCTAGATTAAAATTATCAGATAAGTTCATTGAAGAGAGAAAACTTTTTTctgaaaacattaaaaagatcATGAAACTACCATTTTTGAAGGAATCTGGAAGTCAAGCAGAACTGACAGATGATACTTTGAGATACAGATTAGAAAAAGAAAGGTCAGAACATGATAATTATACACATAAATCTCCTAGCAAATTCTCTTATGAACAAAGTTTGAATGCTCTGGCTCCCTTCCGAAATTATGACAATAATGTTGAATCAGAGCTAGAAACAACAGACGGTTCTACTCAAACTTGGATGATTGACAAGGAATATATGGAATCTGATTCGCTGTCATCAAATAACACAAGCCACAGGATGGATGATAGAAGTTTAATGGTATCTTCTTCAGAAAATTCTATTTCAAATCCCAAAATAATTCCAAGCAGTAGAATGGAGAATcattttgagaataaaaatgaaCAGAAACCTCTCCAAAACATGAAAGCACAAAAGAACGCAAAAGCTTTGGAACAAAGTCCCTCAGTCGagaatacatttgaaaagaatAGAAAACAAAGAGACTTGTTTGAAGAATTAAGACAGGAAAGTTTAAATGAAAGTAGTTTAAGTTCAACATCAAATGATATGTATTCATCGCCAGCAGAAGGAGGGGATCATTTACCATTTAATTCTAAGTCTGACAATAAACCTTTGAAAAAGTATGAAAGTCCTGCTTCAATAAGTCCAGTTACGTTTGAGAAATCTCATTCAAATGATTCtggaaatattaaacaattgaCGTCAAAAGATATTGGTTCtaaaaatgatttgataaaTCTTTCCCCTGATGAGCCTCATCACTCAGATGACTTAATTTGCGAAATGAAAAAGGAATGTGGGCATAGTGATAATTTACTGCTAGAGACACAAGCTGCAACAATTGTCAACCCAGTACATAATACAGACAGTCATTACCTACATGACTCTGATAATCAAGGGAGAGAACTTAATAATTCAGTTGGTAATTTCCTACACGACTCTGATAATCAAGGGAGAGAACTCAGTAATACAGTTGAATCACTGACATTGTCACCTCAAGTTTTAggtgattttgaaaatgtagaATCTCACACAGAGGAAGAAGTTGATTCTGTGATTTATGACAAGAGCACAGACAGTGTGTgtagtaataaaatatttggtaGAAATGAAAGTTTGTCAGTTTTCAGTGATACTGATGGTGATGCTGTCAACGAAGAAGAGGTTCTGCCTCCCAATGAGGAGGTAATGACGGTTGGTGATAGGAGGAAAAGCTTAAGTAGACAGTTATCCATAGACGTTGGGAGAACTACTGGACAAAATATCCTGGAACAGGTAAGGATGTTGATGTGGTACAGAAATGATAGCACAAAACATTGCATATGTCATACATACAATTAATTTGATGATGATAGCAAAAATaagcatttgtttttttaaatatttagggaaaaagaattagaaaaatcaaCGTCACTGATTTTACTGTCATTGTTATGGTTTCCACCTGTTTCATTAGCTCATTCACGTtggtaatattaaaatttgttaaaacaaaatattattatcaaGGAGTTTGAAATACCTTTTACATTAAatacacagaaataaaaaaagtagcCTTAAAAAATGGGTGAAATTATTATAGTACATATATATTGGAAAGAAATTGAGTGAATTTAGTCAGTAATTGTGTGAAAGAAATTTtcagatttaattttgtttataggTAGATGAAACTGATGTAGGAAATATTATGATGGTAGAAGAAACACTGATCCCtgaatcaataaataaaacattttttgcaCAGCCCGACACAGAAGTAGAAGATGAATACCCACAGTCAGTCTCCAGTATGGACGGATTTACCCTGTCAAGGTCATCATCACAAGGTCAGTGTAGTAGGTTTCATCCTCTCATGGTCATCATCATCACAAATTACAAGTGCATAATCACCATCATATAGTTTCCTCTCTAGATTCCATTATATCCTGTATATTTTTAGAGGAGAAATAGATGTtccaaataaaacatcaaaacaaaatcctaatataaatgcaatatattcaGAAGTAAAAACACTGgtcaccatattttttttataaatacatcaaGTGTTGGAAAACATTCTTAGGCTAAATGTAAAGAATATATTGGAATGGTGTTTCTCTTTTACCATAATTCTCAAAAACGATTTGTGACAATAGTATGCAGAAGTCACATGCATATAATGTAACAAGTCATACAAGAAACCTATAGCTATTGAAAGTCTACAAATGACCTTCAACATTCTGTATTATGCAACTCATGTATTCTTGTCTattaattttaagatgaataaATGAAGACAAAACAAAGTCAATCATTTCCAAGATTCAGACTTAGAACAGGTACATCAACATTTTGTAGGGTTTATTTATAATACTT
Above is a window of Mytilus trossulus isolate FHL-02 chromosome 4, PNRI_Mtr1.1.1.hap1, whole genome shotgun sequence DNA encoding:
- the LOC134716823 gene encoding uncharacterized protein LOC134716823 produces the protein MNTDFLKDIIPYRCPKCGDSRKFTSLRDLKLHLNSEHAFKVGCVKPRSRTTIFDNKGHNSRKKTANRENLSRQWSSSYDSRRSSSESYGRESPLFQSYKDDARVLEGQLESAREYERNNRRQGNYLSRSHSYDPLDSTVNKLNKDVMSSRRNIWKSSDELYNAEDVLNGVETAAEERYKSQQNIIQNLVDELQQKDLQLTNANRDAERLRQDREKLMNEVEELFKSADFGNKKLLQELETKEQELNAVNNELDHIKQTASDELKHKDQKLIEAERSLQQIEYERKSLEDERENLIEKVQMDSGLLRKTLEMKENQVRKLNTELEAMKQEQNDLLSESMELYNTADHGTSKLKDILRLRDCQLREAEQELNNMKELNDRLVWESRQLTDQADSHSQVLHELLRQREDELSLVKQELESTLQSDKPKAANEQLEQLQQIVLEKTAHLEQKEKELQSLKSFLTTTAEKEAIAREKLEKFISDLIDRADKAEKELLHLKNNISDSKARKEGNKENGIESTVEDLDSDDEMSDDFMDSHRKASPIQRQVPVTKIKSGYPRNTRFKPLDRTVPYSPSLSDSGYHDNKMASPQGQADCINDINMRTKFSNNGTFSGDGKFDQTHPKMYDYKYCTPHNIDKRHLQNPRVSGIIPQLYETNSHRNYQTLDHNASRNKLTSPHQNRNENDPTYISSHQNPLGQYSCNRDLQKKDAPEDILYSPYKIDTENTFEMDSYPIKNQHPVQPFISDQSQQNSSQSLPIAGYYDLPATYLPYRSMPHSGTQYIHDEEPGQSLSSSSRINLPDRYHEQPELRSGRHNLPDRHLDQSLSSSGRVNLPKVHPLQPSGSPGHYIKDNSYGQSASRSSKPCPSTSYSDQYLSSSDRQALPRRQYKSGLSLSSSDRQKLPGQGGDNSLSDILSITDDTIQSENNSSFQKIIDENGILWESDTPNKQNVSGMERVPLGNNKYGSPLQTGYLPQSASRLKLSDKFIEERKLFSENIKKIMKLPFLKESGSQAELTDDTLRYRLEKERSEHDNYTHKSPSKFSYEQSLNALAPFRNYDNNVESELETTDGSTQTWMIDKEYMESDSLSSNNTSHRMDDRSLMVSSSENSISNPKIIPSSRMENHFENKNEQKPLQNMKAQKNAKALEQSPSVENTFEKNRKQRDLFEELRQESLNESSLSSTSNDMYSSPAEGGDHLPFNSKSDNKPLKKYESPASISPVTFEKSHSNDSGNIKQLTSKDIGSKNDLINLSPDEPHHSDDLICEMKKECGHSDNLLLETQAATIVNPVHNTDSHYLHDSDNQGRELNNSVGNFLHDSDNQGRELSNTVESLTLSPQVLGDFENVESHTEEEVDSVIYDKSTDSVCSNKIFGRNESLSVFSDTDGDAVNEEEVLPPNEEVMTVGDRRKSLSRQLSIDVGRTTGQNILEQVDETDVGNIMMVEETLIPESINKTFFAQPDTEVEDEYPQSVSSMDGFTLSRSSSQDSVLSERLSQYSQREITRKRRHALCRIFSFLDTTSLIQVALVCREWKKISRHPSLWKHVYLKNQKCSLEFLLNIAKWCTSMETLHLEGLKTREKKEFETEEDYHNRTRNYVYLYRAVLEPGLEKLLQVSESTLKTATIIHCENIITDKGLWLVSCYSRVVRKVTYICNTDLPGADVIWALGAGCRDISYLNITLTDPSSAVGVKFNNKCLQVISQFCQDLQTLCVCGTEIDMNGLVLIAKSCQRLSKLEIHYGITVTEDTMVAVSRLGLHNLQQIYFNFTPVEAKAILQLYKSSKHLQKIQISLDISCFDLKGEYKEEDKMKKYADMVKNLKELQKKPGVGNILKLSCGEVFINTEKKFFGLF